A portion of the Chondrinema litorale genome contains these proteins:
- the lpdA gene encoding dihydrolipoyl dehydrogenase has product MSSSFDLIVIGSGPGGYVAAIRASQLGMKVAVVEKAEIGGICLNWGCIPTKALLKSAQVFEYIKHASDYGVEVSDATVNFDGMVKRSRDVAAGMSKGIEFLFKKNKIEKLLGHGKLIAKNQVEVTAADGSKTAYHAKNIILATGGRSRELPGIKIDNEKIIGYRKAMVMDKQPKSIVIMGSGAIGVEFAYFYNSIGSKVTIVEYLPRIVPNEDQEVSKQLERSFKKSGMDIHTNAAVQEVDTSGEGCKVKVKPNGKGEEFTIECDVVLSAVGVATNLENLGLEDVGVAHDKGKVIVDDYYKTNIPGVYAIGDIVKGPALAHVASAEGIICVEKMSGMDVEPLNYGNIPGCTYCTPEIASVGLTEEAAKEAGYEIKVGKFPYSASGKASAGGNKEGFIKLIFDAKYGEWLGAHMIGASVTEMIAEVVVARNLETTGHEIIKSVHPHPTMSEAIMEAAAAAYDEVIHL; this is encoded by the coding sequence ATGTCATCAAGTTTTGATTTAATAGTGATAGGAAGCGGTCCTGGCGGATATGTAGCAGCTATCAGAGCTTCACAATTGGGAATGAAAGTAGCAGTGGTTGAAAAAGCGGAGATTGGAGGTATTTGTTTGAACTGGGGATGTATACCAACTAAAGCACTTTTAAAGAGTGCTCAAGTATTTGAATACATCAAACATGCTTCAGATTATGGTGTAGAGGTTTCAGATGCAACTGTAAATTTTGATGGGATGGTGAAAAGGAGTAGAGATGTAGCCGCGGGTATGAGCAAGGGGATTGAATTCTTATTCAAAAAGAACAAAATTGAAAAACTTCTAGGTCATGGTAAACTGATTGCAAAAAATCAGGTAGAAGTTACTGCTGCTGACGGTAGCAAAACTGCTTACCATGCAAAAAACATTATTTTAGCTACTGGAGGTCGTTCTCGTGAGTTGCCTGGTATTAAAATCGATAATGAAAAAATTATTGGTTACAGAAAGGCAATGGTAATGGACAAGCAACCTAAGAGCATTGTAATTATGGGCTCTGGTGCTATCGGTGTTGAGTTTGCTTATTTCTACAATTCTATTGGGTCTAAAGTTACTATTGTTGAGTATTTACCAAGAATAGTTCCTAACGAAGATCAAGAAGTTTCTAAACAGTTAGAAAGAAGCTTTAAGAAAAGTGGAATGGATATTCACACCAATGCTGCTGTGCAAGAAGTAGATACTTCTGGCGAAGGTTGCAAAGTAAAAGTAAAACCAAACGGAAAAGGCGAGGAGTTCACTATAGAATGTGATGTAGTTCTTTCTGCGGTTGGTGTTGCTACTAACCTTGAAAACCTTGGATTAGAAGATGTAGGAGTTGCTCATGATAAAGGAAAAGTAATTGTAGACGATTACTATAAAACCAATATCCCAGGTGTTTACGCAATTGGTGATATTGTAAAAGGACCTGCTCTAGCACACGTTGCTTCTGCCGAAGGTATTATCTGTGTAGAGAAAATGTCTGGAATGGACGTTGAGCCTCTTAACTATGGTAACATACCTGGTTGTACTTACTGTACTCCTGAAATTGCTTCTGTTGGTCTTACTGAAGAAGCTGCAAAGGAAGCAGGTTACGAAATTAAAGTAGGTAAATTCCCTTATTCAGCATCTGGTAAAGCAAGTGCTGGTGGTAACAAAGAAGGATTTATTAAGCTAATCTTCGATGCAAAATATGGCGAATGGCTTGGAGCACACATGATCGGAGCTAGTGTAACTGAAATGATTGCAGAGGTTGTAGTTGCTAGAAACCTAGAAACTACTGGTCATGAGATTATAAAATCTGTACACCCTCACCCAACTATGTCTGAGGCTATTATGGAAGCTGCTGCAGCTGCTTATGACGAAGTAATTCACTTATAA
- a CDS encoding DUF4861 domain-containing protein — translation MISKTNLLIAFGISFILCSCGSRQEVKENEKSNANLKVTLTNSLPLERLDEPITLNKSDIEEILGVLNSANHIEIIDENGTVIPSQTDDIYLDGTWDELAFVADFKPEESKTFTIALTEKETKFKARTNLRFAHSRKGEHIYTEMEKEYRPADHFRNNNSGRYQMEGPAWENDIIAFRYYFDNRNGKDIYGKQTKEMVLDSVGIVGDYHKLQDWGMDILKVNNSLGAGAIAMIEDGKLYRLTGCDTAMFEKVFEGPVRSRFRLSFTNWQVGDNTYNFAEEITIWAGNPWYESSLYLSNFEGEKELVTGIVNIHSDSVSFRDHDNKAISISTHAPQAYDGEYLGMGILAKQADFIGNDVAPKTGEGVTETYYIKLKAKPEQAVSFRFMVGWEIQDSDYADYSYFMNKLEEEGKQLGTPLEIKIETPTM, via the coding sequence ATGATCTCCAAAACTAATTTGTTGATCGCTTTCGGTATCAGCTTCATTTTATGTAGTTGCGGAAGCAGACAAGAAGTAAAAGAAAATGAAAAAAGCAATGCGAACTTAAAGGTAACTCTTACCAATTCCCTCCCTTTAGAAAGATTAGATGAACCAATTACACTAAACAAAAGTGATATTGAAGAAATACTGGGAGTACTTAATTCAGCCAATCACATTGAAATTATTGATGAGAATGGGACAGTAATTCCCTCACAAACTGATGATATTTATTTGGATGGAACGTGGGATGAACTAGCCTTCGTAGCTGATTTTAAACCAGAAGAAAGCAAAACATTCACTATTGCCCTAACTGAAAAAGAAACAAAGTTTAAAGCAAGAACAAACCTTCGCTTTGCCCACAGTAGAAAAGGTGAGCATATTTACACAGAGATGGAAAAGGAATACCGACCTGCCGATCATTTTAGGAATAACAACTCTGGTAGGTATCAAATGGAGGGGCCTGCTTGGGAAAATGACATTATCGCTTTTAGATATTACTTTGATAACAGAAACGGCAAAGACATTTATGGAAAGCAAACCAAAGAAATGGTACTTGACTCGGTAGGCATTGTAGGCGATTACCACAAACTGCAAGACTGGGGAATGGACATTTTAAAAGTAAACAACTCGCTAGGTGCTGGTGCAATTGCCATGATTGAAGATGGTAAACTATATCGCCTAACTGGTTGCGATACGGCTATGTTCGAAAAGGTATTTGAAGGGCCAGTAAGATCGAGGTTTCGTTTAAGTTTTACCAATTGGCAAGTCGGAGATAACACTTACAATTTTGCAGAAGAAATTACTATTTGGGCAGGAAACCCATGGTACGAAAGCAGCCTGTATTTATCTAATTTCGAAGGGGAAAAAGAACTGGTAACTGGAATTGTAAATATCCATAGCGATTCAGTTTCTTTTAGAGATCACGATAATAAAGCCATCTCTATCTCAACTCATGCACCGCAAGCATACGATGGTGAATATTTAGGAATGGGAATTTTAGCTAAACAGGCAGATTTTATAGGAAATGATGTGGCACCAAAAACTGGCGAAGGAGTTACAGAAACTTACTACATAAAATTAAAAGCAAAACCTGAACAAGCAGTTTCCTTTAGATTTATGGTTGGTTGGGAAATACAAGACAGTGATTATGCTGATTACAGTTACTTTATGAACAAGCTAGAAGAAGAAGGAAAACAATTAGGAACTCCTTTAGAAATAAAGATAGAAACACCTACTATGTAA
- a CDS encoding GNAT family N-acetyltransferase encodes MQIRQATKADISAISQLFKETILHVNKKDYNERQVIIWASGYDDYEKWKSKIADQYFILAEVAGEVAGFTSITKKGYLDYMFVSHLHQGKGVATALVQAIEDYAFQNKMSEITSDVSITAKPFFISKGFAVIKEQEVLLKGVYFTNYKMNKRLT; translated from the coding sequence ATGCAAATAAGACAAGCGACTAAAGCAGACATTTCAGCTATTTCTCAACTGTTTAAAGAAACCATTCTTCATGTAAATAAGAAAGATTATAATGAGCGACAGGTAATTATCTGGGCTTCTGGATATGATGATTATGAAAAGTGGAAATCTAAAATTGCCGATCAATATTTTATTTTGGCAGAGGTTGCTGGAGAAGTTGCTGGCTTTACATCAATTACAAAGAAAGGTTATCTGGATTATATGTTTGTGAGTCATCTGCATCAGGGAAAAGGTGTGGCTACTGCTTTAGTGCAAGCAATTGAAGATTATGCTTTTCAAAATAAAATGTCAGAAATTACTTCTGATGTGAGTATAACAGCAAAACCTTTTTTTATATCTAAAGGCTTTGCTGTTATAAAAGAGCAAGAAGTACTTTTAAAAGGAGTATATTTTACTAATTACAAAATGAATAAGAGGCTTACATAG
- a CDS encoding endonuclease V, with the protein MIALFDVDYKEDKAHAAAVIIENWQSEEPFRIYTKIIDNIEAYQPGEFYKRELPCLVSLISLFEEEISVLVVDSYVWVKSKKGLGAYVYDHFQGKYPVIGVAKSRFADNDENCVELLRGESNNPLYISAIGTDLIETKEHISEMSGEFRMPAMLKLVDRLSKEWDR; encoded by the coding sequence ATGATAGCATTATTTGATGTAGATTATAAAGAAGACAAGGCACATGCTGCTGCAGTAATTATTGAAAACTGGCAAAGTGAAGAACCTTTTAGAATTTACACAAAAATTATAGATAACATCGAAGCATACCAGCCGGGGGAGTTCTACAAAAGAGAGCTCCCTTGTTTGGTTTCGCTCATTAGCTTGTTTGAAGAAGAAATCTCTGTCTTAGTAGTAGATAGCTACGTTTGGGTTAAAAGTAAAAAAGGGCTCGGAGCTTATGTATATGATCACTTTCAAGGAAAGTACCCCGTTATTGGCGTAGCAAAATCAAGATTTGCAGATAATGACGAAAACTGTGTTGAACTTCTTCGAGGCGAAAGCAATAACCCACTTTATATTTCTGCCATTGGCACAGACCTGATTGAAACAAAAGAACATATCTCAGAGATGTCTGGTGAATTTAGAATGCCAGCCATGCTAAAACTAGTCGACAGACTTAGCAAAGAATGGGATAGATAA
- a CDS encoding BamA/TamA family outer membrane protein, giving the protein MLFKIIFLTLLIGFGILQKLSAFCFLADSDTVEKKMKKGSLVALPVAFYSPETKLAFGGIAINMFQLDPLDTLTRTSNVRTAAIYTTRGQFILSVDHNIFLKDEKYQLRGNVAFLKFPDNFYGIGNDTRLEDEEVFNNNIFNFTSRLMRKVSPGVFIGGVYNLYTMFNIETESDFLLETNEVPGKNGVRLSGFGLLASLDRRDNVLNASRGYYAEFSSRFYQSYFGSNFQFQQFEFDFRKYFNLHKNHVIATQFKSEIKTGNVPFQQMAMIGGDKVLRGYYRGRYREKNLVVLQAEYRFQVCSRFGLTAFGGFGDVGDKLSDFAKDDYKYSYGGGARFTINKKERLNIRVDYGFGDGVSNFYINLAEAF; this is encoded by the coding sequence ATGTTATTCAAAATTATTTTCTTAACCCTGTTAATAGGTTTTGGAATACTACAGAAACTATCAGCATTTTGTTTTTTAGCAGATTCAGATACAGTTGAAAAGAAAATGAAAAAAGGCTCTTTGGTTGCTTTGCCTGTGGCCTTTTACTCACCAGAAACTAAACTGGCATTTGGGGGAATTGCAATTAATATGTTTCAGCTAGACCCTTTAGATACTCTTACAAGAACCAGTAATGTAAGAACTGCTGCGATTTACACAACTAGAGGTCAGTTTATATTAAGTGTAGACCATAATATCTTTCTAAAAGATGAAAAGTATCAACTAAGAGGCAATGTCGCTTTTTTAAAGTTTCCAGATAATTTTTATGGAATAGGGAATGATACCCGTCTTGAAGACGAAGAAGTTTTCAACAACAACATCTTTAATTTTACTAGTAGATTAATGCGTAAGGTGAGCCCTGGTGTTTTTATTGGTGGAGTTTACAATCTCTACACCATGTTTAATATTGAGACTGAATCTGATTTTTTACTTGAGACAAATGAAGTTCCAGGTAAAAATGGTGTGAGGCTTTCTGGTTTTGGACTTCTAGCAAGTTTAGATCGTAGAGATAATGTATTAAATGCCAGTAGGGGATATTATGCCGAGTTTTCTTCCAGATTTTATCAGTCATACTTTGGTAGTAATTTTCAGTTTCAGCAGTTTGAGTTTGACTTTAGAAAGTATTTTAACCTACATAAAAATCATGTAATTGCTACTCAGTTTAAAAGCGAAATTAAAACCGGGAATGTGCCTTTTCAGCAAATGGCAATGATTGGTGGAGATAAGGTTTTACGGGGTTATTATAGAGGCCGATACCGTGAAAAGAATCTGGTGGTTTTGCAGGCAGAATATAGATTTCAGGTTTGCTCTAGATTTGGTTTAACTGCTTTTGGTGGTTTTGGAGATGTTGGTGATAAATTATCGGACTTTGCAAAAGATGATTATAAATACTCTTATGGTGGAGGTGCACGCTTTACTATAAATAAAAAAGAAAGGCTGAATATTAGAGTAGATTATGGATTTGGTGATGGAGTAAGCAATTTTTATATCAATTTGGCTGAGGCTTTTTAG
- a CDS encoding alpha/beta hydrolase family protein, whose protein sequence is MKDEDAEKIVEVKAPSLWLLMLESRAVFGLTGFILSYPLLKFAAEGDGHPVLVLPGLMTSDFSTGPLRFFLKGQNFSPHRWRLGTNLGNPKDLIKVKERVIELHERYKKKVSIVGWSLGGVYARAISHEIPEHIRMVVTLGSPYKGLLQPSHAKWFYDLVKGKDADRIDPHLIEKLKCVPPVPFTSIYSKYDGVVSWQYCMEEEKGDNIENIEVYASHFGMALNPSVMVCVADRLAQKEGDWKPFESSGFLPFVYPI, encoded by the coding sequence ATGAAAGATGAAGACGCCGAAAAAATTGTAGAAGTAAAAGCTCCATCACTTTGGTTGTTAATGCTAGAAAGTAGGGCAGTATTTGGACTCACCGGATTTATTTTATCGTATCCCTTATTAAAATTTGCTGCTGAAGGAGATGGACATCCAGTATTGGTTTTACCAGGGTTAATGACATCAGATTTTTCTACAGGTCCATTGCGATTTTTTCTTAAAGGACAGAATTTTTCACCGCATCGCTGGCGATTAGGTACAAATCTGGGTAATCCAAAAGATTTGATTAAGGTGAAAGAAAGAGTAATTGAGCTGCACGAGCGATATAAAAAAAAGGTGAGTATTGTTGGTTGGAGTTTAGGAGGTGTTTATGCCAGAGCAATTTCTCATGAAATTCCAGAGCATATTAGAATGGTTGTTACTTTGGGTTCTCCTTACAAAGGATTGCTGCAGCCAAGCCACGCCAAGTGGTTTTATGATTTGGTGAAAGGAAAAGATGCCGACCGAATCGATCCACACTTAATTGAAAAACTAAAGTGTGTGCCACCTGTACCATTTACATCAATTTATAGCAAATATGATGGAGTAGTGTCTTGGCAATATTGTATGGAAGAAGAAAAGGGTGATAATATTGAAAATATAGAAGTATATGCGAGCCATTTTGGTATGGCCTTAAACCCAAGTGTAATGGTTTGCGTGGCAGATAGATTAGCCCAAAAAGAAGGAGATTGGAAACCTTTTGAAAGTTCCGGCTTCCTTCCTTTTGTTTATCCAATATAA
- a CDS encoding GOLPH3/VPS74 family protein yields the protein MNLTLAEELLLIALDDRRGKLITSSDFSIDYCLAGALLFDLTFENKVILKDKVLVVVSEEKPQDSILRQAFDVITKSSTPENLQYWLNELCEKIPGLRYALMEHLVAKDVLYKVEKKLLKIFSNPRYLPKQGESEHLVRTRIREIILHNKPFDLKSVMLIGLVNAADLVEEIFPALNDLKVARDWIKQIPRSQKIHGTISETLEEIQSAVNASINVPIIVRT from the coding sequence ATGAATCTTACGCTTGCTGAAGAACTATTACTAATCGCTCTGGATGACAGAAGAGGAAAACTGATAACATCATCAGACTTCTCTATTGATTATTGTTTAGCTGGAGCTTTACTATTTGATCTTACTTTTGAAAACAAAGTAATTTTAAAAGATAAAGTACTAGTAGTTGTAAGCGAAGAAAAACCTCAAGATAGCATATTAAGACAAGCTTTCGATGTAATTACAAAAAGTAGCACACCTGAAAACCTACAATACTGGCTAAATGAACTTTGCGAAAAAATTCCTGGCCTGAGATATGCCTTAATGGAGCATTTAGTTGCAAAGGATGTACTTTACAAAGTGGAGAAAAAACTTTTAAAGATATTTTCAAACCCAAGGTACTTACCTAAACAAGGAGAGTCTGAACATTTAGTAAGAACAAGAATTAGAGAAATTATTCTTCATAATAAACCCTTCGATCTTAAAAGTGTAATGCTAATAGGATTGGTTAATGCAGCTGATCTTGTAGAGGAAATTTTTCCTGCGTTAAACGATTTAAAAGTAGCCAGAGATTGGATAAAGCAAATCCCTCGTTCACAAAAAATCCATGGCACCATTTCAGAAACTCTTGAAGAAATTCAATCAGCTGTTAATGCGTCTATTAATGTTCCAATCATTGTAAGAACTTAA
- a CDS encoding M1 family aminopeptidase, with product MTTSYMQQHKNQSKLVFSRPVWLYVFPLLLAIYSCKTTEKTVTENTDPAVEFTGVPQIQQPIPEEFLEEAQPAWVVEKSDYHPSKTKYFDLVHTLLDVKFDWEKQYLIGRAEISVSPHFYKQDSVVLDAVGFDIESVELLDGKDAKTLKYKYDSLLLNIQLDKSYSKSDTFKLQIKYIAKPEEQEIGGSQAITSDKGLYFINPLGKNPYKPQQIWTQGETQANSRWFPTFDSPNMKTTQEMLITVDTAFKTLSNGKLLSQQINDDGTRTDHWKQEKPHSTYLFMMAVGKFSVVSDEPWNGIPVNYYVEPEYEKYALDIFGHTPEMLEFFSDILDYPYPWDKYSQVVVRDYVSGAMENTSASIFMEALQVDNHYLIDQDWDDIIAHELFHHWFGDLVTAESWANLPLNESFATYSEYLWLEHKHGEAEADLHWLEERDSYLLEAESKRVPMIRYNYANREDMFDSHSYAKGSLLLHMLRNHVGDDAFFASLNYYLKSNAYQNVEIHNLRLAFEKITGRDLNWFFNQWFMEASHPDINVVSEYDSGKVELRVRQLQDEKFTPLYEIPVFVDIWVDGKKERHEIVISEERKDFTFETAKKPDLVQFDAETYLPCQVDYIQTTDEFIYQFYHAEKILARKDALEQLESDISNDAKIRDVFIDALSDSLWKIREIATAAFAEYPKEAEDFEDINNMIREIANNESKSLVRAEAINTLTSLGNQNVDIVEKALQDSSYTVVATALYGYANLGGENPIGKVEQFEEVDDLTILLTLADFYGYFSIPNKLDWFAGKLRKKSGQEAALLTNYLGGYLLSRPIETQMQGVVILKELFENSDDFESKSSSFQALYLLSDLEGVDQYIKAAMDNETNQRLIDFYHNITTMGN from the coding sequence ATGACAACTTCCTATATGCAGCAACATAAGAATCAAAGCAAATTGGTCTTTTCCCGACCGGTTTGGTTATACGTTTTCCCTTTACTGCTAGCAATTTATTCTTGTAAAACAACAGAGAAAACTGTAACTGAAAATACAGACCCAGCAGTTGAGTTTACAGGAGTTCCCCAAATACAACAACCAATCCCAGAAGAATTTTTAGAAGAAGCGCAACCTGCATGGGTTGTAGAGAAAAGTGATTACCACCCTTCTAAAACAAAATATTTTGATCTGGTTCATACCTTGTTAGATGTTAAATTTGATTGGGAAAAACAATATTTAATTGGCAGAGCAGAAATTTCAGTATCACCTCACTTCTACAAACAAGACAGTGTGGTTTTAGATGCAGTAGGTTTTGATATAGAAAGTGTTGAGCTACTCGATGGAAAAGATGCAAAAACATTAAAATATAAATACGACAGCTTACTCCTTAATATTCAATTAGATAAGTCGTACAGCAAAAGCGATACATTTAAACTACAGATAAAATATATTGCTAAACCAGAAGAGCAAGAAATTGGTGGTAGTCAAGCAATTACCTCAGACAAAGGTTTGTACTTTATCAATCCGCTAGGCAAAAACCCATACAAACCACAGCAAATCTGGACTCAAGGCGAAACACAAGCCAATTCACGCTGGTTTCCTACATTCGATTCTCCTAATATGAAAACCACACAAGAGATGTTGATTACTGTGGATACTGCCTTTAAAACTTTATCTAACGGTAAGCTTTTAAGTCAACAGATTAATGATGACGGTACAAGAACCGATCATTGGAAACAGGAAAAACCACACTCAACTTACCTCTTTATGATGGCAGTTGGTAAGTTCTCTGTAGTTTCAGATGAACCTTGGAATGGCATACCTGTAAACTATTATGTAGAGCCTGAATACGAAAAATATGCTTTAGACATCTTCGGGCATACTCCAGAGATGTTAGAGTTTTTCTCTGATATTTTAGATTACCCATATCCTTGGGATAAATATTCACAAGTGGTTGTAAGAGACTATGTTTCTGGTGCAATGGAAAATACCAGTGCTTCCATTTTTATGGAGGCCTTGCAAGTAGACAACCATTATTTAATTGATCAAGACTGGGATGATATTATAGCACATGAGCTTTTTCACCATTGGTTTGGCGATTTGGTTACAGCCGAATCTTGGGCAAACCTTCCGTTAAACGAATCATTTGCTACTTACTCAGAATATCTCTGGCTAGAACACAAACATGGCGAGGCAGAAGCTGATTTACATTGGCTAGAAGAAAGAGATTCTTATTTGTTAGAAGCTGAGAGTAAGCGTGTCCCAATGATTCGCTATAACTATGCTAATAGAGAAGATATGTTTGATAGCCATTCTTATGCAAAAGGATCTTTGTTGCTTCATATGTTGAGAAATCATGTTGGAGACGACGCCTTTTTTGCTTCTCTAAATTACTATTTAAAGTCTAATGCATATCAAAATGTTGAAATACACAATTTAAGATTAGCATTCGAAAAAATTACTGGTAGAGATCTAAACTGGTTTTTTAATCAGTGGTTTATGGAAGCCAGCCATCCAGATATAAATGTTGTATCAGAGTATGATAGCGGCAAAGTAGAATTACGCGTAAGACAACTTCAAGATGAAAAATTCACTCCTCTTTACGAAATACCGGTGTTTGTAGATATTTGGGTAGATGGTAAAAAAGAGAGACACGAAATAGTAATCTCTGAAGAGCGCAAAGATTTCACTTTCGAAACCGCTAAAAAACCAGACTTGGTTCAGTTTGATGCAGAAACCTATTTGCCTTGTCAAGTAGATTACATTCAAACAACAGATGAATTTATTTACCAATTCTACCATGCAGAAAAGATTCTTGCCAGAAAAGATGCTTTAGAACAACTAGAAAGCGACATCAGCAATGATGCAAAAATAAGAGATGTATTTATTGATGCGTTGAGCGATTCTCTTTGGAAGATAAGAGAAATTGCCACCGCTGCATTTGCTGAGTATCCGAAAGAAGCTGAAGATTTCGAAGATATTAATAATATGATTAGAGAGATTGCCAACAACGAAAGTAAATCTCTTGTGAGAGCAGAAGCGATTAATACATTAACTAGTCTGGGTAACCAAAATGTTGACATTGTTGAAAAAGCACTTCAAGATAGCTCTTATACAGTTGTAGCTACAGCTTTATATGGTTACGCAAATCTTGGTGGAGAAAACCCAATTGGCAAAGTAGAACAGTTTGAAGAAGTAGACGATCTTACTATTTTACTCACATTGGCAGACTTCTATGGTTACTTTAGCATACCGAACAAACTCGATTGGTTTGCAGGAAAATTGAGAAAGAAAAGCGGACAAGAAGCTGCTCTTCTTACAAATTATTTAGGTGGCTACCTACTAAGCAGACCTATTGAAACTCAAATGCAAGGAGTAGTAATTTTAAAAGAGCTTTTTGAGAATAGTGATGACTTCGAGTCAAAATCATCTTCTTTTCAAGCACTTTACCTTTTAAGCGATTTAGAAGGTGTAGACCAATACATAAAAGCGGCAATGGATAATGAAACCAACCAACGCTTAATAGATTTTTACCATAATATTACAACCATGGGTAACTAA